The following are from one region of the Pseudodesulfovibrio piezophilus C1TLV30 genome:
- a CDS encoding DUF5906 domain-containing protein yields MKNNYKDISNESQPHPTQYAANDKPLLPTLPTSKIATKKASLEAAPTSSDSGNPAKTNADADKFVQTIFDDGLTHPKDIVRLEEMNHEFFVARHNGKVGVIQETTNENSQTEIVPLTDRELMLLKSHETVRQVKGYDKNHMPKYKNVRIAEAWLNWKYRRTYDSTVFRPGGLNEEEAKRFYNLFRGFEVTPVKGKFPKIEHHLKEVWCKGNWRHYRYLTNWFAHLLQFPMDKAKVALVIKGGKGSGKSTIFEGIFERILGAAYCKVDRPEQVTGKFNAHQRGKLLLVLEEAVWAGDKAAEGALKSMITDRKTMIEPKGVDAYQEDSYFRLAFVSNERRAVPATADERRYFALSVSGDKAMNIDYFRDLWEEIENGGVEAFMYHLLNWNVDKVELLNPPLTEALFEDIYESFSAFEKWVYELLHDEDAIDWGKPVRTKDLYDNYKGWYEEACGLGSFLKGGQISGQGKMRSVAEAFFSASHRKIGGQSHLEMPTMKNARKIFESKVKAVVMWRDEMGNERIPGNRLAPSASQVHDKDAVDWFYEEEMKPAPSQHFNISSNDWFFQNEIASVHTDD; encoded by the coding sequence ATGAAGAATAATTATAAAGATATATCCAACGAAAGCCAACCCCACCCAACCCAATACGCGGCAAACGACAAACCGCTTTTACCAACTTTACCAACTTCCAAAATCGCTACGAAAAAAGCTTCTCTTGAAGCGGCCCCGACCTCGTCCGACTCTGGTAATCCGGCTAAGACCAATGCTGACGCAGATAAATTCGTACAGACCATCTTTGACGACGGCCTTACGCACCCCAAGGACATCGTGAGGCTTGAAGAAATGAACCACGAGTTTTTTGTTGCCCGGCACAATGGTAAAGTGGGAGTCATACAGGAAACCACCAACGAGAACAGCCAGACCGAAATCGTCCCGCTGACCGACCGCGAGCTGATGCTGCTCAAATCTCATGAGACTGTCAGACAGGTGAAGGGCTACGACAAAAACCACATGCCTAAGTATAAAAATGTACGGATTGCGGAAGCATGGCTCAACTGGAAATACCGACGCACATATGACTCTACGGTTTTCCGTCCCGGTGGCTTGAACGAGGAGGAAGCCAAGCGGTTCTACAACCTGTTTCGCGGCTTTGAGGTGACGCCTGTTAAAGGTAAGTTCCCGAAGATCGAACACCACCTCAAGGAAGTATGGTGCAAGGGAAACTGGCGGCACTACAGGTACCTCACCAACTGGTTCGCCCACCTGCTCCAGTTCCCCATGGACAAGGCCAAAGTCGCACTCGTGATCAAGGGCGGCAAGGGCTCGGGTAAATCCACCATCTTTGAAGGTATCTTCGAGCGAATCCTGGGAGCCGCATACTGCAAGGTAGACAGGCCCGAACAGGTCACGGGAAAGTTTAACGCCCACCAGCGCGGCAAGCTCCTGCTGGTCCTTGAAGAGGCTGTCTGGGCCGGAGACAAGGCAGCAGAAGGCGCACTCAAGAGCATGATCACCGATAGAAAGACCATGATCGAACCCAAGGGCGTTGACGCCTACCAGGAGGACTCCTACTTCCGTCTGGCTTTCGTCTCCAACGAGCGTCGAGCCGTCCCCGCTACTGCTGACGAGCGGCGATACTTCGCCCTGTCCGTATCCGGCGACAAGGCCATGAACATCGACTACTTCCGTGACCTGTGGGAGGAAATCGAAAACGGCGGCGTGGAAGCCTTCATGTACCACCTGCTGAACTGGAACGTGGATAAAGTGGAACTGTTGAACCCGCCTCTGACCGAAGCCCTGTTCGAGGATATCTACGAGTCTTTCAGCGCATTCGAAAAATGGGTGTACGAGTTGCTCCACGACGAAGATGCCATTGACTGGGGAAAACCCGTTCGAACCAAGGACCTCTACGACAACTACAAAGGATGGTACGAGGAAGCTTGTGGGCTTGGCAGCTTCCTCAAGGGAGGACAGATCTCCGGCCAGGGTAAGATGCGGTCGGTGGCCGAAGCGTTCTTCTCCGCCTCTCACAGAAAAATCGGCGGGCAGTCTCACCTGGAGATGCCGACCATGAAGAATGCTCGCAAGATTTTCGAATCCAAGGTCAAGGCCGTGGTCATGTGGCGTGACGAAATGGGCAATGAACGCATCCCCGGCAACCGTTTGGCTCCTTCTGCCAGTCAGGTCCACGACAAGGACGCAGTTGATTGGTTTTATGAAGAAGAAATGAAGCCTGCTCCTAGCCAGCACTTCAACATCAGCAGCAACGACTGGTTCTTCCAGAACGAGATTGCCTCCGTGCATACAGACGACTAG